A region from the Chitinophaga sp. Cy-1792 genome encodes:
- a CDS encoding TonB-dependent receptor yields MQLVDYCNGVLRARQSLPARCPANHQYRAQATKIRKIMKLTTILLTVFALHLSATGVSQQVTLSCKNMPIPNVLTIIKEQTGYVFFYRTEDLRSIPPVTLQLSGVPVKDALQQVLTRPLQFVIEGNTVAISRIQPIKSPEPQAANGTTVVLPDVSGRITDEKGQPLPGISIQVKGSRKAAITDKDGRFLIREAGPGCVLMVSSIGFESQTVNVNSSNTVNISLKSKAGELDQYVVVGYGSTKRKDLTGSVASVDPNEMKDVPYASLDQALAGKAAGVQVTQADGSPGGVAKIRIRGGTSLIGGNDPLYIIDGVQVTIQNRYIQNQAEVVNPVERFGSDDPNSSVGGSFSRGLNSLAGLNISDIESIDILKDASATAIYGSKAANGVIIITTKKGKKNQKPVLEANYYAGFSKPVKEKLLNADQYRMIMKEAAKNLNDERAAAGLAPNAAATSILTDPSFLGTANTDWLDLILQTGVLQNADISVRGGGEGSRYYTSLAYTKQSGTVKGTDFSRISGKISLDNEITSKFRVLTNLDYGFTKNNITNGMYAQALYAPPTLPAYNADGSKYRFLASNIGGSDYEGYQNPLVLLDGRNEAKTAFLLGSLSLEYDVLPQLKFRSSLSVNYNNYHQDNYVPSTAVIASSNGVGSSNGGTASQAQSDDVNLFYENTLTWEKQFNDHHRLNIVGGTSWQKYRFNSFSASGQGFPDDKYLNNLSSAAVTLPATGTSGQNSLLSFYLRANYALYDKYLFTFTGRSDASSKFPASNRVGYFPSGGVAWRISDENFLKTVSWVNELKLRASTGYTGTQNFGDYMFYTLYTPASYAGSNALVPTQLGNEKIKWENTLQKDLGLDFAFFKNRLRGALGYYEKTTTGLLLTTSLAPSSSYATVITNLATIRNRGLELDLRGDIIRSKNFQWNSALNISGNRSLVKDISTDFTDPNGDPATAQYYLGNSIVRKNEPLGLIYGRQFAGIIRTQKELDAYKKAFTYAQWFAPYLNIGDPMYKLDSTGYFAEDVIGHAQPKFFGGFTNTFTWKNFNLITLFTFSYGGDILYLADIQNEYVGNRANKGVRILDHYSAENPNSNRPRLIQGQNSVAYTASNNVYDASYLKLKSITLTYNVPAAIVRRMHMQQASAYVSATNLFCITKYPGPDPEVSNNPYSLINGSSDVGTYPTVKQYTVGLRIGF; encoded by the coding sequence ATGCAATTAGTCGATTATTGCAACGGGGTTTTGCGCGCCCGGCAGTCACTGCCCGCCCGTTGTCCAGCCAACCACCAGTACCGTGCGCAGGCAACCAAAATCCGGAAGATCATGAAGCTCACAACGATCCTGCTGACTGTTTTTGCCTTGCACCTCAGTGCTACCGGCGTGTCACAGCAGGTAACCCTTTCCTGTAAAAACATGCCCATTCCCAATGTGCTCACCATCATCAAAGAGCAGACAGGGTATGTGTTTTTCTATCGCACAGAAGATCTGCGGAGTATTCCGCCCGTTACATTACAGCTCTCCGGCGTGCCGGTAAAAGATGCATTGCAACAGGTGCTTACCCGTCCATTGCAGTTTGTGATAGAAGGCAACACCGTGGCCATCTCCAGGATACAACCGATTAAATCGCCGGAACCGCAGGCAGCTAATGGAACTACCGTAGTACTCCCGGATGTCAGCGGCCGTATCACAGACGAGAAAGGACAACCACTACCGGGTATCTCCATTCAGGTGAAAGGTAGCCGCAAAGCTGCCATCACTGATAAAGACGGCCGTTTCCTGATAAGGGAAGCCGGCCCGGGATGTGTACTCATGGTTTCCAGTATAGGTTTCGAATCACAGACAGTAAATGTTAATAGCAGCAATACCGTAAATATCTCTTTAAAATCAAAAGCCGGTGAACTGGATCAATATGTGGTGGTGGGCTATGGCAGCACTAAACGAAAAGACCTCACAGGTTCGGTTGCATCTGTAGACCCCAATGAAATGAAAGATGTGCCCTATGCCAGCCTCGATCAGGCACTTGCCGGTAAGGCTGCCGGTGTGCAGGTGACGCAGGCAGATGGTTCCCCGGGTGGTGTAGCCAAAATACGCATCCGCGGCGGTACCTCACTGATAGGCGGCAACGATCCGTTATACATCATCGACGGCGTACAGGTAACAATCCAGAACAGGTATATCCAGAACCAGGCAGAAGTGGTAAACCCGGTAGAGCGCTTCGGTAGTGACGACCCCAACTCTTCTGTTGGCGGTTCCTTCTCCCGCGGCCTGAATAGCCTCGCAGGACTCAATATCAGTGATATCGAATCGATCGACATACTCAAAGATGCTTCTGCTACCGCTATCTATGGTTCTAAAGCAGCGAATGGTGTTATTATCATCACCACCAAAAAAGGTAAAAAGAACCAGAAACCCGTGCTGGAAGCTAATTACTACGCAGGTTTCAGCAAGCCTGTAAAGGAAAAACTCCTGAACGCTGATCAATACAGGATGATCATGAAAGAGGCTGCGAAAAACCTCAATGATGAACGCGCCGCAGCAGGATTAGCGCCAAACGCGGCTGCAACCAGCATACTGACAGACCCCTCTTTTCTCGGTACCGCCAATACCGACTGGCTGGACCTCATCCTCCAGACCGGCGTGCTGCAGAACGCTGATATCTCTGTAAGGGGCGGTGGTGAAGGCTCCCGCTACTATACATCCCTCGCCTATACCAAACAGTCTGGTACCGTAAAAGGTACTGATTTCAGCCGCATCTCTGGAAAGATCAGCCTCGATAATGAAATCACCAGCAAATTCAGGGTGCTGACCAACCTCGACTATGGCTTTACCAAAAATAATATCACCAATGGTATGTATGCACAGGCGTTGTACGCACCACCAACATTGCCAGCCTATAATGCCGATGGGTCGAAATACCGCTTTCTGGCCTCAAATATCGGCGGCTCAGACTATGAGGGGTATCAGAACCCTTTAGTGCTGCTGGATGGCAGAAATGAGGCTAAAACGGCCTTTTTGCTCGGTTCCTTATCGCTGGAGTATGATGTGTTACCCCAGCTGAAATTCAGAAGCAGCCTTTCTGTTAACTATAACAACTACCACCAGGATAACTACGTGCCAAGTACTGCCGTCATCGCCTCTTCAAATGGTGTAGGCAGTTCCAACGGCGGTACCGCTTCACAGGCACAGTCGGATGATGTCAATCTCTTCTATGAAAATACCCTCACCTGGGAAAAACAATTTAATGACCATCACCGCCTCAATATAGTAGGTGGTACTTCCTGGCAGAAATACCGCTTTAACTCCTTCTCCGCCAGCGGCCAGGGTTTCCCGGATGATAAATACCTCAACAACCTCTCTTCGGCTGCAGTTACCTTACCTGCTACCGGCACCTCCGGACAAAACAGCCTGCTCAGTTTTTACCTGCGTGCCAACTACGCACTGTATGATAAATACCTGTTCACCTTTACCGGCCGCTCGGATGCTTCTTCCAAATTCCCGGCCAGCAACCGCGTGGGATATTTCCCTTCCGGTGGCGTCGCCTGGCGTATCTCCGACGAAAATTTCCTGAAAACAGTCAGCTGGGTCAATGAGCTGAAACTTCGCGCCAGTACAGGATATACCGGTACGCAGAATTTCGGCGATTACATGTTCTACACACTGTATACACCTGCTTCCTATGCCGGCAGTAACGCCCTCGTACCTACGCAATTAGGAAACGAAAAAATTAAATGGGAGAATACCTTGCAAAAAGACCTCGGACTGGACTTCGCCTTCTTTAAAAACAGGCTGAGAGGTGCACTGGGTTACTACGAGAAAACTACTACCGGCTTATTGCTCACTACCAGCCTGGCACCTAGTTCTTCCTACGCTACTGTTATTACTAATCTGGCCACCATCCGCAACCGCGGACTGGAACTGGATCTCCGCGGAGACATTATCCGTAGTAAGAACTTCCAGTGGAACAGTGCCCTGAATATTTCCGGCAACCGCTCCCTGGTAAAAGATATCTCCACGGATTTTACTGATCCGAACGGCGACCCCGCCACTGCACAATATTACCTGGGCAACAGCATCGTACGCAAAAATGAACCGCTGGGCCTGATCTATGGCAGGCAGTTTGCCGGCATTATCCGAACACAGAAAGAACTGGATGCCTATAAAAAGGCTTTCACCTATGCGCAGTGGTTCGCTCCCTATCTCAATATCGGTGACCCCATGTATAAACTGGATAGCACCGGCTATTTCGCGGAAGATGTTATCGGACATGCTCAGCCTAAGTTCTTCGGTGGCTTCACCAATACCTTTACCTGGAAAAACTTCAACCTGATTACCCTGTTCACCTTCTCCTATGGCGGTGATATACTATACCTGGCAGATATCCAGAATGAATACGTAGGCAACCGCGCCAACAAAGGCGTGCGTATCCTCGACCACTATTCAGCTGAAAATCCGAATAGTAACAGGCCCCGGCTCATTCAGGGACAGAACAGTGTCGCTTATACTGCCAGCAATAACGTATATGATGCTTCCTATCTGAAACTGAAATCTATCACACTTACCTATAATGTACCCGCAGCAATAGTACGTCGCATGCACATGCAACAGGCGTCTGCCTACGTGTCAGCCACTAATTTATTCTGCATTACTAAATACCCGGGCCCCGATCCTGAGGTAAGCAATAATCCTTATAGTCTTATCAATGGCAGTAGTGATGTAGGTACCTATCCTACCGTGAAGCAATATACAGTTGGACTCAGGATTGGTTTTTAA
- a CDS encoding FecR domain-containing protein: METNELVMLSRKYLSGTASDAEKAALLQWYNAYSEGELTAILEAMPEEDEAALEARMLQRLHTVTGTGRPKVRSLSGRVIKIAAAAVMVGVIAGGWAWRKHAAIGDKRAVATIAAGKNPVLILEDGSFVTLDSTQDGVLSQQGQAVVSKSASTLSYQQRGNADAAVHYNTLKTPKGGQFRLILPDGTSVWLNAASSITYPTTFSGKERKVTITGEAYFEVAAVADKPFTVTAGNTDVLVLGTSFNINAYEDEQNTKTTLLQGAVLVKGKTDMQHLLPGQQAVVSANNLQVIKPADIFATVAWKNGLFAFKDADAASVLRELARWYNVEIIYKGGMPDGVFTGEMSRSLTLEQVAGLMRTTRIHMSITDEGRSITVTPN, encoded by the coding sequence ATGGAAACTAATGAACTAGTTATGCTGTCCCGGAAATACCTTTCCGGAACAGCCAGTGATGCCGAGAAAGCCGCTTTGCTGCAATGGTACAACGCCTACAGTGAGGGGGAATTGACCGCTATCCTGGAGGCAATGCCGGAAGAAGATGAAGCAGCGCTGGAAGCACGAATGCTGCAACGCTTGCATACCGTCACAGGCACCGGCAGACCAAAAGTTCGTTCGTTGTCCGGGCGGGTAATAAAGATAGCTGCAGCAGCGGTGATGGTGGGTGTAATAGCCGGTGGATGGGCCTGGAGGAAGCATGCTGCTATCGGGGATAAAAGAGCGGTGGCAACTATTGCCGCAGGTAAAAATCCGGTACTGATACTGGAAGATGGTTCTTTCGTAACACTCGACAGTACACAGGATGGTGTGTTGTCGCAGCAGGGACAGGCAGTGGTGTCGAAGTCAGCTTCCACCTTGTCGTATCAGCAACGTGGAAATGCAGATGCCGCCGTGCATTATAATACGCTGAAAACCCCTAAGGGTGGTCAGTTCAGACTGATACTCCCTGATGGTACCAGTGTATGGCTCAACGCTGCCTCTTCCATCACGTACCCTACCACTTTCAGCGGCAAGGAACGTAAGGTGACGATTACCGGAGAAGCCTACTTCGAAGTGGCTGCCGTGGCAGACAAGCCTTTTACAGTTACTGCCGGCAATACCGATGTTTTAGTACTTGGAACAAGTTTTAATATCAATGCTTATGAAGATGAACAAAATACAAAGACAACCCTGTTACAGGGAGCTGTGTTGGTAAAAGGTAAAACCGACATGCAACATCTGCTGCCAGGTCAGCAGGCAGTAGTATCCGCCAATAACCTACAGGTGATAAAGCCGGCAGATATTTTCGCTACTGTTGCCTGGAAGAATGGACTGTTTGCATTTAAAGATGCAGATGCTGCCTCCGTATTACGCGAACTGGCAAGATGGTATAATGTAGAAATTATTTATAAAGGAGGTATGCCAGATGGTGTATTCACAGGGGAAATGTCCAGGTCACTGACTTTAGAACAAGTTGCCGGACTGATGAGAACAACACGGATTCATATGAGTATTACAGATGAGGGTAGAAGTATAACCGTAACACCTAATTAA
- a CDS encoding RNA polymerase sigma factor, whose amino-acid sequence MSAYSQYSDSDLVQLMKQDDDRAFTEIYHRYWKRLFTLALHRLGSRQMAEDVVQEVFSGLWQRRNHTIIEVPEAYLAVATRYAAIRQLAKMKLSVDTADVPETWLKYDDDAAAVRFLQQSMEEQLQLLPEKCRLVFDYSRNKGLSNKEIARELQISEKAVEKHITKALQRLRIQLRHYLHLFSILP is encoded by the coding sequence ATGTCTGCCTACAGTCAATACAGCGATAGTGACCTGGTTCAGCTTATGAAGCAGGATGATGACCGCGCATTTACGGAGATCTATCACCGTTATTGGAAGCGTCTTTTTACGCTTGCCCTGCACCGTCTGGGTTCAAGGCAGATGGCGGAAGATGTGGTGCAGGAAGTATTTTCAGGACTCTGGCAGCGCCGGAACCACACCATCATTGAAGTGCCGGAAGCCTATCTCGCTGTAGCCACGCGCTATGCCGCTATCCGCCAGCTGGCAAAAATGAAATTATCTGTTGATACGGCAGACGTTCCTGAGACATGGCTGAAATATGATGATGATGCAGCCGCAGTGCGGTTTCTGCAGCAGTCTATGGAAGAACAGTTGCAGTTGCTGCCCGAAAAATGCCGGCTTGTATTTGACTACAGCAGAAATAAAGGGTTGTCTAATAAAGAGATTGCCCGCGAATTACAGATCTCTGAGAAAGCAGTGGAAAAGCATATCACCAAAGCCTTACAGCGGCTTCGCATCCAGCTGCGCCACTACCTGCACTTATTTTCTATTCTTCCCTGA
- a CDS encoding TlpA disulfide reductase family protein: MKKQIILCSLLAAAACKPAVTKHASITADIAGIKDTIVQIMRPVADSAHTDTVAVKNGQFTWTGELPETQKIYIGTSTRYIELYMGNDEVKIKGNIDSVDNLVITGAAAQDEYNAFRKSIKDITDQEYALYGTYEEAQRNDSAKATLEAKLDGLRLQRHDRTVTYIRTHPASAISVSMLADMAVMGEFAPLDSLYKQLDPAAQQTNAGKQLASRLEILKRSAIGQPMLDFTQNDTNGKPVKLSDLKGKYVLLDFWASWCGPCRAENPNVLKAYNTFKDKNFIVVGVSLDDNEAKWKAAIKQDGMPWIQLSDLKGWRNEVARQYGIQGIPFSFLIDPDGKIIAKELRGQKLHDTLTAILNNQKPTI, encoded by the coding sequence ATGAAAAAACAAATCATATTATGTTCGCTGCTGGCAGCTGCAGCCTGTAAACCTGCTGTCACCAAACATGCCAGCATCACCGCAGATATCGCGGGTATAAAAGATACCATCGTTCAGATCATGCGGCCGGTAGCAGATTCGGCACATACTGATACTGTTGCAGTAAAAAACGGGCAGTTTACCTGGACAGGCGAGCTCCCCGAAACACAGAAAATCTATATCGGCACTTCTACCCGCTATATTGAATTATACATGGGAAATGATGAAGTGAAGATTAAAGGAAATATTGATTCCGTAGATAACCTTGTTATAACTGGTGCTGCTGCGCAGGATGAGTATAATGCCTTCCGTAAATCAATAAAAGATATTACCGACCAGGAGTATGCCTTATATGGTACTTATGAAGAAGCACAACGTAATGACAGTGCCAAGGCTACACTGGAGGCTAAACTGGATGGCTTGAGGTTGCAACGGCACGACCGCACGGTAACGTATATACGTACACATCCGGCAAGTGCCATCAGCGTGAGCATGCTGGCAGATATGGCGGTAATGGGAGAGTTCGCACCATTGGATAGTCTGTATAAACAACTGGACCCTGCCGCACAGCAAACCAATGCCGGCAAGCAGCTGGCATCACGGCTAGAAATTCTGAAACGCAGCGCCATCGGCCAACCGATGCTCGACTTCACACAGAACGATACAAATGGTAAGCCGGTAAAATTATCTGATCTCAAGGGTAAATACGTACTGCTCGACTTCTGGGCCAGCTGGTGCGGGCCATGCAGGGCAGAAAACCCCAACGTACTCAAAGCCTATAATACTTTCAAAGATAAAAACTTTATCGTGGTAGGTGTATCCCTCGACGATAATGAAGCGAAGTGGAAAGCTGCCATCAAACAGGACGGCATGCCATGGATACAGCTCTCTGACCTGAAAGGATGGCGCAATGAAGTGGCCCGCCAGTACGGGATCCAGGGCATCCCTTTTTCTTTCCTCATAGACCCGGATGGCAAAATTATTGCGAAGGAACTCAGAGGGCAGAAATTACATGATACACTCACTGCTATTCTCAACAATCAAAAACCAACCATATGA
- a CDS encoding AraC family transcriptional regulator, whose product MKRENLYEPFEIVCKISHECTKLEHQHSFFELVYILSGTGKQHINEYTLDYKSGQMFLITPQDYHSFDVDTATEFFLLRFNDIYIKSKALQSENIQRLEFILQNANHKPGCILKNQSDKNLVRPLIEALVREVANRDLYDKEITQQLVNTLIVVVARNIAKYLPQQISENTDEKIVAILNYIQANIYEPELVRTENICRHFGISENYLGRYFKKHSGETLQSYITNYKLSLVEYRLKHSDKRINEIVAELGFTDQSHFNKFFRQQKGMSPKAFREHFMNARVA is encoded by the coding sequence ATGAAAAGGGAAAATCTGTACGAACCTTTTGAGATTGTATGTAAGATCTCTCACGAGTGCACCAAACTGGAGCATCAGCATTCATTTTTTGAGTTGGTGTATATTCTTTCCGGAACGGGCAAACAACATATTAATGAGTATACACTGGATTATAAATCCGGGCAGATGTTTCTGATTACACCGCAGGATTATCATTCTTTTGATGTAGATACAGCCACTGAGTTTTTTCTGCTCAGGTTCAATGATATTTATATTAAGTCAAAGGCGCTGCAATCGGAAAATATCCAGCGATTGGAGTTTATTTTACAGAATGCGAATCATAAACCTGGCTGTATTTTGAAGAACCAGTCGGATAAGAACCTGGTACGTCCATTGATAGAGGCTTTGGTCAGGGAAGTCGCGAATAGGGATTTGTACGATAAGGAGATTACGCAGCAGTTGGTAAATACCTTAATTGTTGTAGTGGCCAGAAACATCGCGAAGTACCTGCCTCAACAGATCAGCGAAAATACGGATGAAAAAATCGTTGCTATTTTAAACTATATCCAGGCAAATATTTACGAGCCGGAGTTGGTGCGTACAGAAAACATCTGCAGGCATTTTGGTATCTCTGAAAATTATCTGGGACGTTATTTTAAAAAGCATAGCGGTGAAACGCTGCAGTCGTATATCACCAATTATAAACTTTCGTTGGTGGAGTACCGCTTAAAGCATAGTGATAAGCGCATCAATGAAATCGTGGCTGAACTTGGTTTTACGGACCAAAGTCATTTTAATAAATTTTTCCGGCAGCAAAAAGGTATGAGTCCAAAGGCCTTCCGGGAGCATTTTATGAATGCCCGGGTTGCATAA
- a CDS encoding RagB/SusD family nutrient uptake outer membrane protein translates to MKKSVLLYFLLLTTAACNKELGKLPENARVDGNTILDQRTSEIALNGVYYRFANIDASSNTTKWRDNELLPAMCAGYMGYGYGADPAEDNDNANSSYGSGPWTSAYQLINAANGVIEGVSALNDKAFTDNRKNGILAEARFLRAYGHFRLLSLYGEWWDKSSTYGILLRTDFITLSNISKKRSTVQESYDQILGDVNFAVDNAATTNPDYYVTKWAAMALKIRILMAYGDNAGAASLATDIIANSPYALEPNVKDIFYLKGLASKEVILGIQPQQNQSAYYYNLSSQYYPGASALYVAKQKLKDLYQNDPRQSWIIGSANAYAPGTYYFLKYIPQGTKATTVSETAYAFRLTEVYLLGAEAIIRSGGSITTAKNMVKEVMRHAGLTDFSVIDNATTTDDLLLQVYYETARSLTGEDGQEWMALLRQPFPTVQQLKPTITDKIQYIFPVPHNEFLQNPQFGDQNKGYQK, encoded by the coding sequence ATGAAGAAATCAGTTTTATTATATTTTTTACTGCTGACCACAGCCGCCTGTAATAAGGAACTGGGCAAGCTGCCGGAAAATGCCAGGGTAGACGGTAACACCATCCTTGATCAGCGTACTTCTGAGATTGCACTGAATGGTGTATACTATCGCTTTGCGAATATTGATGCCAGCTCAAACACCACCAAATGGCGTGATAATGAATTGCTGCCCGCTATGTGCGCAGGGTACATGGGATATGGATATGGCGCAGATCCTGCAGAAGATAATGACAACGCAAATTCATCGTATGGTAGCGGCCCCTGGACAAGCGCCTATCAGCTGATAAATGCCGCCAACGGTGTAATAGAAGGCGTAAGCGCTTTAAACGATAAGGCATTTACAGATAACCGAAAAAACGGAATACTGGCAGAAGCCCGTTTCCTGCGTGCCTACGGACATTTTCGTTTACTGAGCCTGTATGGAGAATGGTGGGATAAATCCAGCACCTATGGAATTCTCCTGCGAACGGATTTCATTACACTCAGTAATATTTCCAAAAAACGTAGCACCGTTCAGGAAAGTTATGACCAGATTTTGGGAGATGTCAACTTCGCGGTAGATAATGCAGCTACCACCAATCCTGATTATTATGTCACCAAATGGGCAGCCATGGCGCTGAAAATACGTATACTCATGGCCTACGGAGATAATGCCGGCGCTGCATCACTAGCCACTGATATTATCGCCAACAGCCCTTATGCGCTGGAGCCGAATGTAAAGGATATCTTCTATCTGAAAGGCCTGGCAAGTAAAGAGGTCATACTTGGTATTCAGCCACAGCAGAATCAATCTGCCTACTACTATAACCTCAGCTCCCAGTATTATCCCGGTGCCTCTGCCTTATATGTAGCCAAACAGAAATTAAAAGATTTGTATCAAAACGATCCGCGACAATCATGGATCATAGGTAGTGCTAATGCTTATGCGCCAGGCACCTATTATTTTCTGAAATATATACCGCAAGGAACCAAAGCCACTACCGTCTCTGAAACTGCCTATGCATTCCGGCTTACGGAGGTATACCTGCTGGGAGCAGAGGCCATCATCCGAAGCGGTGGGAGTATAACAACGGCGAAAAATATGGTGAAGGAAGTAATGCGTCATGCAGGACTTACCGATTTTTCTGTAATTGATAACGCCACCACCACCGATGATCTCCTGCTGCAGGTTTATTATGAAACAGCCAGAAGTCTCACCGGTGAAGACGGACAGGAATGGATGGCATTATTACGCCAGCCATTTCCCACAGTCCAGCAACTCAAACCGACAATCACCGATAAGATTCAATACATCTTCCCGGTGCCGCATAATGAGTTTTTGCAAAATCCACAGTTCGGCGACCAGAATAAAGGATACCAGAAATAA
- a CDS encoding MFS transporter, which yields MRQLKKENRKISTVLAFALVPLSGFAMDVYIPSFPQMARDLGASVLDIKLTLTIYLISYGISQLFVGSILDSFGRYKINLISLVIFVVSSLSIVATKNIGLIFLFRFIQGIAISFIVVSKRAFLVDVYTGEKRKHYTSMLTIIWAIGPIVAPFLGGYLQSGFGWSANFYFLACYGIALLLLELRFSGETIKTKHPFHLKSIAGVYEKLLSTKSFSLGILVLGLSYSMVMVFAMSIPFIIEQHFHLTPVVSGYCALASGLSLFMGGLLSKYLIDKPFFKKVQIANTTQLIIAGTMLVTAGVFHALLPIIVFVMLIHFCHGFTYNIFFTSAITSFPEYAATASGLASGGSYLTFSVASYAIVNSINITDQQTLSYSYLILLALIAVVIIMIKKFADKTVVKQALIA from the coding sequence ATGAGACAACTAAAGAAAGAAAATAGAAAAATAAGCACCGTACTGGCGTTTGCGTTAGTTCCCCTGTCAGGATTTGCCATGGATGTTTACATTCCATCCTTCCCACAAATGGCCAGAGACTTAGGGGCGTCTGTCCTGGATATTAAGTTAACCCTGACTATTTACCTGATCAGCTACGGTATTTCACAACTATTTGTAGGTAGCATCCTGGATAGCTTCGGACGCTATAAAATCAACCTGATCTCCCTGGTAATATTTGTTGTTAGCAGTCTGAGTATTGTAGCCACCAAAAATATTGGTCTGATATTTCTGTTCAGGTTTATCCAGGGCATAGCCATATCATTTATAGTAGTGAGTAAAAGGGCTTTCCTGGTAGATGTATATACGGGAGAGAAAAGAAAGCACTATACCAGTATGCTTACCATCATCTGGGCAATAGGACCTATAGTGGCGCCTTTCCTGGGAGGCTACCTGCAAAGTGGTTTTGGCTGGAGTGCTAATTTTTACTTCCTGGCATGCTACGGCATAGCGCTGCTGCTGTTGGAACTACGGTTTAGTGGTGAAACAATTAAGACCAAACACCCGTTTCACCTGAAAAGTATTGCAGGGGTTTATGAGAAATTGCTGTCTACCAAATCTTTTAGTCTGGGTATATTGGTATTGGGACTGAGCTATAGCATGGTAATGGTTTTTGCGATGAGTATTCCTTTCATCATTGAACAACATTTTCACCTGACGCCCGTTGTATCAGGCTACTGTGCGCTGGCCTCCGGTCTCTCACTCTTCATGGGCGGACTGCTGAGCAAATATCTTATCGACAAACCATTCTTCAAAAAAGTACAAATTGCGAATACAACACAGCTCATCATCGCAGGAACGATGTTAGTAACAGCAGGAGTATTTCATGCGTTGTTACCCATTATTGTATTTGTAATGCTGATCCACTTCTGTCACGGATTTACCTATAATATTTTCTTTACTTCCGCCATCACCAGCTTTCCAGAATATGCGGCAACAGCTAGCGGCTTAGCGAGTGGTGGGTCCTACCTGACGTTCTCTGTGGCGAGTTATGCGATTGTGAATTCAATCAATATCACTGATCAGCAGACGCTTTCTTATTCTTATCTGATATTGCTTGCGCTGATTGCTGTGGTGATAATTATGATTAAGAAATTTGCGGATAAAACTGTTGTTAAACAGGCGTTGATAGCTTGA